A single region of the Amphiprion ocellaris isolate individual 3 ecotype Okinawa chromosome 4, ASM2253959v1, whole genome shotgun sequence genome encodes:
- the LOC111568507 gene encoding thioredoxin-related transmembrane protein 2-B → MALLTPLFAFLYHLPQVYKWLLKPYYVASLFMSIAFLAVRKTPGVCDHLSTQREDGNSCDFDWREVEILMFLSAIVMMKNRRAITVEQHVGNIILFSKVANVILFFRLDIRMGLLYLTLCIVFLMTCKPPLYMGPEYIKYLSDKTIDDELDRDSRVTWIVEFFANWSPECQSFASVYADLSLKYNCSGLKFGKVDIGRYGEISKKYKVSASPLSKQLPSLVLFQGGKEVMRRPQVDKKGRAVSWSFTEENIIREFNLNELYQKSKKIIKTKGDKVSPSQFPPLPEEEEPEQPGTDFQGKESESKKDK, encoded by the exons atggcTTTACTAACGCCGTTATTCGCCTTTCTGTACCACCTCCCGCAGGTGTATAAGTGGCTTCTGAAGCCCTATTATGTCGCGTCGCTCTTCATGTCCATAGCGTTCCTGGCTGTCCGAAAAACGCCCGGAGTCTGCGACCATCTGTCCACCCAGAGAGAGGATGGCAACTCCTGCGACTTCGACTGG AGAGAGGTGGAGATCCTCATGTTCCTCAGTGCCATCGTAATGATGAAGAACCGACGAGCAA TAACTGTGGAGCAACATGTGGGGAACATTATTCTGTTCAGCAAAGTGGCCAATGTGATCCTGTTCTTCAGACTGGACATCAGGATGGGACTGCTCTACCTTACGCTTTGCATCG tgtttttaatgacCTGTAAGCCGCCTCTTTACATGGGACCAGAGTACATCAAATACTTAAGCGACAAAACTATTGAT GATGAGCTGGACAGAGATAGTCGTGTGACGTGGATCGTTGAATTTTTTGCCAACTGGTCTCCTGAGTGCCAGTCTTTTGCTTCTGTCTATGCCGACCTCTCTCTGAA GTACAACTGTAGTGGCCTCAAGTTTGGCAAAGTGGACATTGGACGCTATGGAGAGATTTCCAAGAA GTACAAGGTGTCAGCGTCTCCACTATCAAAGCAGCTTCCATCCTTAGTGTTGTTCcagggagggaaggaggtgaTGCGGCGCCCTCAGGTGGACAAGAAGGGCAGAGCTGTGTCCTGGAGCTTCACTGAG GAGAACATCATCAGGGAGTTTAACCTGAACGAACTCTATCAGAAATCCAAGAAGATCATCAAGACCAAAGGAGACAAGGTGAGCCCGTCCCAGTTCCCCCCGTTACCCGAGGAGGAGGAGCCCGAGCAGCCTGGAACCGACTTCCAGGGGAAGGAGTCTGAATCCAAGAAGGACAAATAA